In Gasterosteus aculeatus chromosome 15, fGasAcu3.hap1.1, whole genome shotgun sequence, a single genomic region encodes these proteins:
- the insm1b gene encoding insulinoma-associated protein 1b: protein MPKGFLVKRNRKSAHISYRPRSDEDDLQEHPTPAALPSYVDPSPPMSVVSSPDRAAASPDFRAADVPVPRREKPLQFGNPEAACQALYSPTRPISKEHDRGYFERSFNLGSPISAESFPTPASLSGLDHLLYAPVDLKIGTSNSSRSGTTSSLPAPSNRVAAKRPAADGTERKSKPAPKKPKAIRKLNFEDEMTTSPVLGLKIKEGPLEVKPRSQSSGGNKPLGEFVCQLCKEAYADPFSLAQHKCSRIVRVEYRCPECDKMFSCPANLASHRRWHKPRTTGAPAMPPAQGIKPETAKMPPLGVKSVTDEAKDMSDRDTPSPGLSESGSEDGTYDCQYCGKRFKRQAYLRKHIMAHQALQKKVLEEHGFQTGEQPAEQAPVLSSSASSSSSSSSSKEASNQSPLNLSPVDCLLCPVCGESFTSRAGQERHLRLMHSSQIYPCKYCPATLYSSPGLTRHINKCHPSENRQVILLQMPVRPAC from the coding sequence ATGCCCAAAGGATTCCTGGTAAAAAGAAACAGGAAATCTGCACATATTTCCTACAGACCTCGGTCGGACGAAGATGACCTCCAGGAACACCCCACCCCAGCTGCCTTGCCGAGTTACGTGGACCCCTCCCCGCCGATGTCCGTGGTGTCCAGTCCGGACCGCGCCGCGGCATCTCCGGATTTCAGAGCAGCCGACGTGCCGGTGCCAAGACGCGAGAAGCCGTTACAGTTCGGTAACCCAGAGGCGGCGTGCCAAGCCCTCTACAGCCCCACCCGGCCCATCAGCAAGGAGCACGACCGGGGATATTTTGAGCGAAGTTTCAATCTGGGCTCGCCGATTTCTGCAGAGTCATTCCCGacccctgcctccctctccgGCCTGGACCACCTCCTGTACGCCCCGGTTGACCTGAAAATCGGCACCAGCAATAGCAGCCGCAGCGGCACCACCAGCAGCCTCCCCGCACCGAGCAACCGGGTCGCCGCCAAAAGACCCGCAGCGGACGGCACGGAGCGCAAATCTAAACCCGCCCCCAAGAAACCCAAAGCCATTAGGAAGCTCAACTTCGAAGACGAGATGACGACTTCTCCCGTGCTTGGTCTCAAAATCAAAGAGGGGCCGCTGGAGGTGAAGCCGAGGTCGCAGTCCTCGGGAGGAAACAAGCCCCTCGGAGAGTTTGTGTGTCAGCTGTGCAAGGAGGCGTACGCGGACCCCTTCTCCCTGGCTCAGCACAAGTGCTCCCGCATCGTGCGGGTCGAGTACCGGTGTCCGGAGTGCGATAAGATGTTCAGCTGCCCGGCCAACCTCGCCTCTCATCGCCGCTGGCACAAACCCCGGACCACCGGCGCGCCGGCGATGCCACCGGCTCAGGGCATCAAACCCGAAACGGCCAAAATGCCACCGCTAGGTGTCAAGTCGGTCACCGACGAAGCCAAAGACATGAGCGACAGGGACACCCCGAGCCCCGGCCTGTCCGAGTCGGGCTCCGAGGACGGCACATATGACTGCCAGTACTGCGGGAAGAGGTTTAAGCGACAGGCATACCTAAGAAAACACATCATGGCGCACCAGGCGTTGCAAAAGAAAGTGCTGGAGGAGCACGGGTTCCAAACCGGCGAGCAGCCGGCCGAGCAGGCTCCGGTCTTGTCCTCctcagcatcctcctcctcctcctcatcatcctcaaaGGAAGCCTCAAACCAAAGCCCCCTCAATCTGAGCCCGGTGGACTGCCTGCTGTGCCCGGTGTGCGGGGAGAGTTTCACCAGCAGGGCCGGCCAGGAGAGACACCTGCGCCTCATGCACTCCTCCCAGATCTACCCGTGCAAATACTGCCCCGCCACTCTGTACAGCTCGCCGGGGCTCACCAGGCACATAAACAAGTGCCACCCCTCGGAGAACAGGCAGGTGATCCTGCTGCAGATGCCGGTGCGCCCCGCCTGCTAG